The Trichomycterus rosablanca isolate fTriRos1 chromosome 19, fTriRos1.hap1, whole genome shotgun sequence region AACAAAAGAACCAGACGAGTTATTGTCCTTTCCTGAACCCAGTTGAACATGAATATgaatgatgtaaaagcagcataTTGGCTGTGGTGTCAAAGGTTGAGTTTCAAACGACGTTCTTGtacctacgtagtgcactagatggcATGTGGAAACTCTTACTACATACCCTGCGTAGTGCAGATGGTGCTTACTATGTTGTATAATTTGAAACACAACCATCCAACGTTATTTGGTCGATACCATTTTAAATACGAAGTAGTTCATATTTGCTGACTTTtagaaacaaatttacaaataatgttAGTCCTATTGTTAATAGATTGGACGTAATAatctataattatataaataaaaaataggttGGTGTTAAAACGTCATACGCAAAACGGAACGTACCACTTTGTTCTTTTTTGGCACCccttattttttcaaaaatggtaTGGTCTTCAAACGTGCTACTGTACACATTAATAACCTGTAAATCAGACAAACGCTGAACATGTGttaaagctgcagtttgtgaCTTTTTTTAAGAAGCTATATAAAATCAAAAGAAGAAAAGGCATTAAAACAGAGCTTTGGTGTACTGATTCAAGCTGCCACTAACAGAAACACTATGCTATTTTTAAGTCAATAAGACACcagccaggttgatagcacagctgagattcaagctCAAGATAAAAATCAGTATtgtgttattgtattattagtGTGTCATTgatatatattaaaatgtatcACACTTTTAGTAAGGTAGGCTAATTTAGCCCTCATATCTAAAAAGCACAACCTTTAAAAAATCATAACTATTGGAAATGTGTTGCTTGGTTGCGTAATACTGTTTAAAATCCCAGATAGTACAAAGCTTTACTTTGCTCTACTGCTGTTTTGGGTCAACTGTTTATTAACACATGGTAGAGTAACTCCAAAGGTTAACTTAGGAAAGCAGTCGTGCTAATGTGAATTCACAAGTCAAGTTCAACCACAGAGAGTTTAAATCTAAACTCCCTAGGCTTTACCTGGTCTCTTTTGTTAACTGTATTCGTAGTAGCAAAAATTGCATATTGTTGCAAATAGCATTAAATGAAGCTCATTTTATATGTAGCATTTTGCATACAAATACCTAGTGTGACTGGGGCTTAAAATATAAGCCCTTTTAATGCTTTATATTTTAGTCTGGTGGAAAAAAATCAAACATCcttaataaaaatttattttattcaatgAATTTCATTGATATGCAGACATTCCAAACAACAGAATGTGTCTACACAACATTAACCTCCTATAAAATCTCCAAAGCTTTCATGTCCCAACTGCATCACACCCCCAGCTTTACAAAGTTTGAACTTTGGAATGAAGTGGTACACAACTGTAATGTTTATTCACAATCTGACCCAATGTATTTATGCTTGAATTGAACTTTTAGTGCTGAAGGCCACGTAGAACAAAACAATGCCAATGACAACAGCCAAGATCTCAGAGGACACCCAGGGACCACTCCATGCACCCTGTAGTAatgaaatacaaacaaaattagaggttaacacacatacacactgtgttttgataaaacaaaaaatgtcatATCAAAAAGCAAATGTTTAGTACATGTACTTACCCTGTGCTCTACGGCAACAGAAAACAGGGGCTTAATGGACTCTACGTCTTCATTATTTCTTTGTGCCTGAAAcaatataacatttacacttagAAATATTCATGTAAATGACAGTGCCATATTTAATAAGCAGGAATTTCAACATctaagttttttgtttttttttaataattgacaATTTGCCGCACCTTTCTCAGGTTGCTGTAAGACTCCTCATCAAAGAACTTCACTTGGTATGTGCCTGAGCTGGCTTGTTTGTGGGGAATGCTCCAGGAAACCTGTTGAtgatatatatttttagattCACCATGTCTGGGTATAAAAATAAGGGCACAAAAACAGAGagtatgaacaaaaatatagaaaaaacaCCTGATATTTTCCAACATCCTGGCCTCTGGTCACTGGGAACTGCTTGCCGTTGACATCCGCATAAAGAGCAACGCTCTACCAggacaagaaaaacaaaacagcagtTTACTGTCTTTGTGTCTTTTTGTTCTAATTAACTACTCAATTTCTTGTTTGTACAATCAAACTTGCATATTCTTAGTCCggcatgtaaatataaataaatgcttaATTTTTAGATCAGTAATATGATCAGTAATATCAGTTTAAATAGAAAATCACAGTGGGTATAAAGCATAAAGCATTCTTTAACTTTATTTCACATCATTGTTTTAGCTGACTTGATTGACAGTTTTCATTTTGGTTAACTATGCAAAAGTATAAGGTGCTCCAGTGGCACAGGGGTAAATTACGCTAACCCagtaccgct contains the following coding sequences:
- the ssr4 gene encoding translocon-associated protein subunit delta, which codes for MKLILTALLALCLSFCAADICTDPVISTSSYTTSDAVISSETVFIVELSLACGNGAQSVALYADVNGKQFPVTRGQDVGKYQVSWSIPHKQASSGTYQVKFFDEESYSNLRKAQRNNEDVESIKPLFSVAVEHRGAWSGPWVSSEILAVVIGIVLFYVAFSTKSSIQA